In the Babylonia areolata isolate BAREFJ2019XMU chromosome 34, ASM4173473v1, whole genome shotgun sequence genome, one interval contains:
- the LOC143277661 gene encoding uncharacterized protein LOC143277661 isoform X1, whose protein sequence is MFMKSGNVVSCCSLTMKCGAVKALFGLFFFFFLSGPRVCLLSNLTLNRPECTSGKELILLDKRDVQLKCSGMERQWNIYWSLAGGRGGQRRIADCTGCDQNNCHGCSIYITQPPYTLNRYPSSSTIRFRADSQTHDGATLTCSTFSNANRVSCRLRVVQQITPHLPNCSNGQIVLPENRDTAITCTGLTSQYTVYWAMRGVTPGGTGFERLGDCTQCTQLLCPRCDPPKAGYSFSRTPTTTALKFRADYDDHNGAVVMCSSYPGHYSQTCELKVVKDYKMPQCHGGWLDLVEDEKVPPTVTCTQLTSNQSMDWFLVNNSTVHHVANCPPCTKEPCTQQCRVQSDDFRVSRTATNTSLTVVRNVRALAGQTLNCFLQKVIQEKCRISVLQKPGEPRLQNSSCPDVIAEGQDVSCKCRHTNASKPSPPTLLTWVDSNSSSDVLELRNINREQNGRVHVCRSEWGPGGKVVSSVSYSPRVVYGPSRAEVTTDDDLDPASVTLTCRVQGEVFPSASLTWNVPCTSVSDTDVSSTCKLRRDQVDRSGRDVVVECVATNSELSSLNATASLTLLFLGKEEVPKTEEALPLGLIAGIVTGVVVAAVVVAVIIIIVVRRKRANAPVHEIPMREAQSFSSGTAQAHQTSADNAGTRAQQTSAENARTRAQQTSADNAGTRAQQTSADNAGDHYYITVIDDSLSVQSPAGDSDYEIPETGTGPDMGGQPSSPGARDDTPEYVNRRAMGDNSQDDNSGDADYEIPDSATGPEIRAQSSSSGRGDDSPEYVNEGATGDNSQNDYMNTERLYSHLTATGEEYTYVQLNKP, encoded by the exons ATGTTTATGAAGAGCGGAAACGTCGTGTCGTGTTGTTCGCTGACAATGAAGTGTGGGGCTGTGAAGGCGTTGTttggactcttcttcttcttcttcctgagtGGACCTCGTGTTTGCCTCCTTTCCA ATCTGACCCTGAACCGCCCAGAATGCACGAGTGGCAAGGAGTTGATCCTCTTGGACAAGCGGGATGTACAACTGAAGTGTTCCGGAATGGAACGCCAGTGGAACATCTACTGGTCCCTGGCAGGAGGGCGCGGCGGACAGCGGAGGATCGCGGACTGTACAGgctgtgatcaaaacaactgcCATGGTTGCTCAATCTACATTACTCAGCCACCCTACACATTGAATCGTTATCCGTCTTCATCCACGATACGATTTCGGGCCGACAGTCAGACTCACGACGGTGCCACGCTGACGTGCTCCACTTTCAGTAACGCTAACAGAGTCTCGTGCCGTTTGAGGGTCGTGCaac agatcaccccccacctccctaactGCAGCAATGGTCAGATAGTGCTCCCAGAGAACCGGGATACGGCCATCACGTGCACGGGGTTGACGTCCCAATACACAGTCTACTGGGCCATGCGGGGTGTTACCCCCGGTGGTACCGGGTTCGAGCGACTTGGGGACTGTACACAGTGTACCCAGCTTCTTTGTCCACGCTGTGATCCTCCCAAGGCAGGCTACAGTTTCTCCAGAACCCCCACGACAACTGCTTTGAAGTTTCGGGCAGACTACGACGATCACAACGGTGCTGTTGTCATGTGCTCCAGTTATCCGGGCCATTATTCTCAAACGTGCGAGTTGAAAGTTGTAAAAG ATTACAAGATGCCCCAGTGTCACGGGGGATGGCTGGACCTTGTGGAAGATGAGAAGGTCCCTCCGACAGTCACCTGCACACAGCTGACCAGTAACCAGTCGATGGACTGGTTTCTTGTCAACAACAGCACAGTCCACCATGTCGCCAACTGTCCTCCCTGTACTAAAGAACCATGCACCCAGCAATGCCGTGTCCAAAGTGACGACTTCAGGGTCAGCAGGACAGCAACCAACACCTCTCTCACCGTTGTCCGCAATGTACGTGCTCTGGCTGGACAAACACTGAACTGTTTTCTGCAGAAAGTGATTCAGGAAAAATGCCGTATTAGTGTTTTGC AGAAGCCAGGCGAGCCACGTCTTCAGAATTCCTCCTGTCCTGACGTCATTGCCGAAGGCCAAGACGTCAGCTGCAAATGTCGTCACACCAACGCATCCAAAccttccccccctaccctcctgacTTGGGTCGATTCCAACTCGAGCTCTGACGTGCTGGAGCTGCGCAACATCAACCGAGAGCAGAATGGACGAGTCCACGTGTGCCGCTCCGAGTGGGGTCCAGGTGGCAAAGTGGTCAGCAGTGTCAGCTACTCGCCGCGGGTTGTGT ATGGACCCAGCAGAGCCGAAGTGACGACAGACGATGACCTTGACCCAGCGAGCGTGACCTTGACCTGCAGAGTTCAAGGGGAGGTCTTCCCATCCGCCTCGTTGACCTGGAACGTGCCCTGCACGAGCGTCAGTGACACCGACGTCAGCAGCACGTGCAAGCTACGCAGGGACCAGGTGGACAGGAGCGGGAGAGACGTGGTGGTGGAATGCGTGGCCACCAATTCGGAACTCTCTTCCCTGAACGCGACGGCGTCTCTGACGCTGTTGTTTCTAG GGAAAGAAGAGGTTCCAAAGACTGAGGAAGCGTTGCCACTGGGACTTATCGCTGGCATTGTGACTGGTGTTGTGGTAGCTGCGGTTGTcgttgccgtcatcatcatcatcgtagttcGTCGTAAGC GTGCTAATGCCCCCGTACATGAAATACCAATGAGAGAGGCACAGTCGTTCAGCTCTGGGACAGCACAAGCCCACCAGACCAGCGCCGACAATGCAGGGACCCGGGCCCAGCAGACCAGCGCTGAGAATGCAAGGACCCGGGCCCAGCAGACCAGCGCTGACAATGCAGGGACCCGGGCCCAGCAGACCAGCGCTGACAATGCAGGGGACCACTATTACATCACCGTCATTGACGACTCCCTTTCTGTCCAGTCCCCAGCCGGAGATTCAGACTATGAAATCCCTGAGACCGGCACAGGGCCTGACATGGGCGGTCAGCCTTCCAGTCCAGGAGCAC GTGACGACACGCCAGAATACGTGAATCGACGGGCCATGGGAGACAACTCACAGGACGACAATAGCGGTGATGCCGACTATGAGATCCCGGACTCCGCCACAGGCCCTGAGATTCGGGCCCAGTCCTCCAGTTCAGGAAGAG GTGACGACTCGCCTGAATATGTGAATGAAGGGGCCACGGGAGATAACTCACAGAACGACTACATGAACACGGAGCGTTTGTATTCC catctGACGGCAACTGGTGAGGAATATACCTACGTCCAGCTGAACAAGCCATAG
- the LOC143277661 gene encoding uncharacterized protein LOC143277661 isoform X2 yields the protein MFMKSGNVVSCCSLTMKCGAVKALFGLFFFFFLSGPRVCLLSNLTLNRPECTSGKELILLDKRDVQLKCSGMERQWNIYWSLAGGRGGQRRIADCTGCDQNNCHGCSIYITQPPYTLNRYPSSSTIRFRADSQTHDGATLTCSTFSNANRVSCRLRVVQQITPHLPNCSNGQIVLPENRDTAITCTGLTSQYTVYWAMRGVTPGGTGFERLGDCTQCTQLLCPRCDPPKAGYSFSRTPTTTALKFRADYDDHNGAVVMCSSYPGHYSQTCELKVVKDYKMPQCHGGWLDLVEDEKVPPTVTCTQLTSNQSMDWFLVNNSTVHHVANCPPCTKEPCTQQCRVQSDDFRVSRTATNTSLTVVRNVRALAGQTLNCFLQKVIQEKCRISVLHGPSRAEVTTDDDLDPASVTLTCRVQGEVFPSASLTWNVPCTSVSDTDVSSTCKLRRDQVDRSGRDVVVECVATNSELSSLNATASLTLLFLGKEEVPKTEEALPLGLIAGIVTGVVVAAVVVAVIIIIVVRRKRANAPVHEIPMREAQSFSSGTAQAHQTSADNAGTRAQQTSAENARTRAQQTSADNAGTRAQQTSADNAGDHYYITVIDDSLSVQSPAGDSDYEIPETGTGPDMGGQPSSPGARDDTPEYVNRRAMGDNSQDDNSGDADYEIPDSATGPEIRAQSSSSGRGDDSPEYVNEGATGDNSQNDYMNTERLYSHLTATGEEYTYVQLNKP from the exons ATGTTTATGAAGAGCGGAAACGTCGTGTCGTGTTGTTCGCTGACAATGAAGTGTGGGGCTGTGAAGGCGTTGTttggactcttcttcttcttcttcctgagtGGACCTCGTGTTTGCCTCCTTTCCA ATCTGACCCTGAACCGCCCAGAATGCACGAGTGGCAAGGAGTTGATCCTCTTGGACAAGCGGGATGTACAACTGAAGTGTTCCGGAATGGAACGCCAGTGGAACATCTACTGGTCCCTGGCAGGAGGGCGCGGCGGACAGCGGAGGATCGCGGACTGTACAGgctgtgatcaaaacaactgcCATGGTTGCTCAATCTACATTACTCAGCCACCCTACACATTGAATCGTTATCCGTCTTCATCCACGATACGATTTCGGGCCGACAGTCAGACTCACGACGGTGCCACGCTGACGTGCTCCACTTTCAGTAACGCTAACAGAGTCTCGTGCCGTTTGAGGGTCGTGCaac agatcaccccccacctccctaactGCAGCAATGGTCAGATAGTGCTCCCAGAGAACCGGGATACGGCCATCACGTGCACGGGGTTGACGTCCCAATACACAGTCTACTGGGCCATGCGGGGTGTTACCCCCGGTGGTACCGGGTTCGAGCGACTTGGGGACTGTACACAGTGTACCCAGCTTCTTTGTCCACGCTGTGATCCTCCCAAGGCAGGCTACAGTTTCTCCAGAACCCCCACGACAACTGCTTTGAAGTTTCGGGCAGACTACGACGATCACAACGGTGCTGTTGTCATGTGCTCCAGTTATCCGGGCCATTATTCTCAAACGTGCGAGTTGAAAGTTGTAAAAG ATTACAAGATGCCCCAGTGTCACGGGGGATGGCTGGACCTTGTGGAAGATGAGAAGGTCCCTCCGACAGTCACCTGCACACAGCTGACCAGTAACCAGTCGATGGACTGGTTTCTTGTCAACAACAGCACAGTCCACCATGTCGCCAACTGTCCTCCCTGTACTAAAGAACCATGCACCCAGCAATGCCGTGTCCAAAGTGACGACTTCAGGGTCAGCAGGACAGCAACCAACACCTCTCTCACCGTTGTCCGCAATGTACGTGCTCTGGCTGGACAAACACTGAACTGTTTTCTGCAGAAAGTGATTCAGGAAAAATGCCGTATTAGTGTTTTGC ATGGACCCAGCAGAGCCGAAGTGACGACAGACGATGACCTTGACCCAGCGAGCGTGACCTTGACCTGCAGAGTTCAAGGGGAGGTCTTCCCATCCGCCTCGTTGACCTGGAACGTGCCCTGCACGAGCGTCAGTGACACCGACGTCAGCAGCACGTGCAAGCTACGCAGGGACCAGGTGGACAGGAGCGGGAGAGACGTGGTGGTGGAATGCGTGGCCACCAATTCGGAACTCTCTTCCCTGAACGCGACGGCGTCTCTGACGCTGTTGTTTCTAG GGAAAGAAGAGGTTCCAAAGACTGAGGAAGCGTTGCCACTGGGACTTATCGCTGGCATTGTGACTGGTGTTGTGGTAGCTGCGGTTGTcgttgccgtcatcatcatcatcgtagttcGTCGTAAGC GTGCTAATGCCCCCGTACATGAAATACCAATGAGAGAGGCACAGTCGTTCAGCTCTGGGACAGCACAAGCCCACCAGACCAGCGCCGACAATGCAGGGACCCGGGCCCAGCAGACCAGCGCTGAGAATGCAAGGACCCGGGCCCAGCAGACCAGCGCTGACAATGCAGGGACCCGGGCCCAGCAGACCAGCGCTGACAATGCAGGGGACCACTATTACATCACCGTCATTGACGACTCCCTTTCTGTCCAGTCCCCAGCCGGAGATTCAGACTATGAAATCCCTGAGACCGGCACAGGGCCTGACATGGGCGGTCAGCCTTCCAGTCCAGGAGCAC GTGACGACACGCCAGAATACGTGAATCGACGGGCCATGGGAGACAACTCACAGGACGACAATAGCGGTGATGCCGACTATGAGATCCCGGACTCCGCCACAGGCCCTGAGATTCGGGCCCAGTCCTCCAGTTCAGGAAGAG GTGACGACTCGCCTGAATATGTGAATGAAGGGGCCACGGGAGATAACTCACAGAACGACTACATGAACACGGAGCGTTTGTATTCC catctGACGGCAACTGGTGAGGAATATACCTACGTCCAGCTGAACAAGCCATAG